One genomic window of Conexivisphaerales archaeon includes the following:
- the thiL gene encoding thiamine-phosphate kinase: protein MDENQIIAAIRKAFNTSPGRDRGFYDDAVFINDGKGFSVLKADMFVASTDMPPGMNLRQASRKAVISTLSDLASKGAEALYFVVSMGIPRRINNDRSVQLIIEGLKQASKQYNIRLVGGDVNESRDFVIDVIGFGRATKSAARSGARPGDLVIATGSFGYTGLGLSHLLRGLRLPDELRKDCLTSVYEPSPNFDIARSIVASGIAKASMDSSDGLAMTLHEIAEQSGVAIEIYSLPMDDKIEKLGGGVLDRRILQEAVLYGGEEFHTVITLPKELYQQAEDIASSKNGRLYRIGEVVKGEGVFLTADGGKSWTRIRKRGWVHLT from the coding sequence ATGGACGAGAATCAGATAATAGCTGCTATCAGAAAGGCATTCAATACTTCACCAGGCAGAGATAGGGGATTCTATGATGATGCAGTCTTTATTAACGATGGTAAGGGATTCTCTGTTCTCAAAGCTGACATGTTTGTAGCGTCAACCGATATGCCTCCAGGCATGAACCTGAGACAGGCATCAAGGAAGGCTGTTATATCTACTCTATCTGACCTAGCTTCGAAGGGTGCCGAAGCACTTTACTTTGTTGTATCTATGGGTATCCCAAGAAGGATAAACAATGACAGGTCTGTGCAACTAATCATAGAAGGGTTGAAGCAGGCGAGTAAACAGTACAACATAAGGCTGGTTGGAGGCGATGTTAATGAAAGCAGGGATTTTGTTATTGATGTGATAGGCTTCGGGAGGGCGACGAAGAGCGCTGCAAGGAGTGGAGCCAGGCCAGGGGATTTGGTTATTGCTACAGGAAGCTTTGGCTATACTGGCCTTGGATTATCTCATCTTTTGAGGGGTCTCAGGCTTCCCGATGAGCTGAGAAAGGATTGCCTAACAAGTGTGTATGAACCTTCACCGAATTTTGATATTGCTAGGTCAATAGTAGCTTCAGGTATCGCCAAAGCGTCGATGGACAGCAGCGATGGATTAGCTATGACACTTCATGAAATAGCTGAACAGAGCGGCGTTGCGATCGAAATCTACTCTCTTCCCATGGATGATAAGATTGAAAAGCTGGGCGGTGGTGTTCTGGACAGAAGGATATTACAGGAGGCAGTTCTGTATGGCGGGGAGGAATTCCACACCGTCATAACATTGCCAAAGGAGCTGTATCAGCAGGCTGAAGATATTGCCAGTTCAAAAAACGGCAGACTTTACAGGATTGGCGAAGTGGTTAAGGGAGAGGGAGTCTTTTTAACTGCTGACGGTGGTAAATCATGGACCAGAATAAGAAAGAGGGGATGGGTTCACCTGACCTGA
- a CDS encoding LUD domain-containing protein — protein sequence MQNFEQKIPAELERIWGKPSSEEMIEETVDALKAKSFEAYVVDTREEAARLVFSLIPEGSDVWDNTSITLLESGISQYIRDSGKYNSLRKKVFSINDPKERLAARRATATAKYAVGSANALVKDGTIMIASMTGSQIPYYAYSSENVIFVIGSQKIVRSFEEGLKRIEEYVVPLEDARMKSEGAKGTSFNKLLVIRGESIPGRIRVIITRERLGF from the coding sequence ATGCAAAACTTCGAGCAGAAGATTCCGGCAGAGCTTGAAAGAATATGGGGAAAACCCTCAAGCGAAGAAATGATTGAGGAGACAGTTGATGCCCTGAAGGCAAAGTCTTTCGAAGCATATGTCGTAGATACTAGAGAGGAAGCAGCAAGACTTGTCTTCTCTCTCATTCCTGAAGGCTCAGATGTATGGGACAATACCTCAATTACCCTGTTAGAGAGTGGAATATCTCAATACATAAGGGACAGCGGTAAATACAATTCTTTGAGGAAGAAGGTTTTCAGCATAAATGACCCGAAAGAAAGACTTGCAGCCAGAAGAGCTACTGCTACTGCAAAGTACGCAGTGGGAAGCGCGAACGCTTTAGTCAAAGATGGCACCATTATGATAGCATCTATGACAGGCAGCCAGATTCCTTACTACGCCTACAGCAGCGAGAACGTAATCTTTGTTATCGGGAGTCAGAAGATAGTAAGGTCTTTCGAAGAAGGACTCAAGAGGATAGAGGAATACGTAGTTCCTCTTGAAGATGCAAGGATGAAGAGTGAGGGAGCAAAAGGTACATCTTTTAACAAGCTGCTTGTAATCAGAGGAGAAAGTATACCTGGCAGAATAAGAGTGATAATCACCAGGGAAAGACTAGGTTTCTAA
- a CDS encoding carbon-nitrogen hydrolase family protein: MTSESYPKFKVAAVQAASTYVNRNETIETLSKMSREASSKGARLVVFGESFIPCFPVWNLLLRPVDQHRFYRLLYDNAVELGSEAFNKITEVAAANNIYLSVGITEKNSNSIGTLWNTNLLISPSGRLLNVRRKLVPTWAEKLTWANGDGSGLSVAKTELGNLGVLICGENTNTLARFSLLAQGENVHIATFPTSWPFERPGNKDYNLTDAIRIRAAAHSFEGKIFTVVASCSLNEESIRFISRGDKEAEEILSRAAPPVSAIFGPTGEFVTEPLVGNDGIVVAEIDLAECIKWKEIHDITGGYNRFDIFRLQVNKKRLLPLTVEDYPAQQNEQVASEETSQDSGN; encoded by the coding sequence TTGACATCCGAGAGTTATCCGAAGTTCAAGGTAGCTGCTGTTCAGGCTGCATCAACATATGTAAACAGGAATGAAACTATAGAAACTCTCTCAAAGATGAGCAGGGAAGCAAGCTCCAAAGGAGCAAGGCTAGTTGTCTTTGGAGAATCATTCATACCATGCTTTCCTGTCTGGAACCTGCTACTCAGACCAGTCGACCAGCATCGGTTCTACAGGCTGCTGTATGATAATGCTGTAGAGCTCGGTTCTGAAGCCTTCAACAAAATAACAGAAGTTGCAGCTGCGAACAATATATATCTCTCAGTCGGAATTACAGAGAAGAATTCGAACAGTATAGGCACGCTCTGGAATACAAACCTCCTCATCTCTCCTTCGGGAAGGCTGCTGAATGTGAGAAGAAAGTTAGTTCCCACGTGGGCCGAGAAGCTGACATGGGCAAACGGGGATGGGTCAGGCTTATCCGTTGCCAAGACGGAGCTAGGAAATCTGGGGGTCCTCATCTGCGGTGAGAACACAAATACTCTGGCAAGGTTCAGCCTTCTGGCACAGGGAGAAAACGTGCATATAGCAACCTTTCCAACTTCCTGGCCTTTTGAGAGACCAGGCAACAAAGACTACAACCTCACCGATGCTATAAGGATAAGAGCGGCTGCTCATTCCTTCGAAGGTAAGATTTTCACTGTTGTTGCTTCTTGCTCATTGAACGAAGAATCGATCAGATTCATATCACGAGGAGACAAAGAAGCTGAGGAGATCCTCAGCAGAGCAGCCCCGCCAGTCAGTGCCATATTTGGCCCAACTGGAGAATTTGTCACCGAGCCTCTAGTGGGAAATGATGGAATAGTAGTTGCTGAAATAGACCTGGCAGAATGCATCAAGTGGAAGGAAATCCATGATATCACCGGAGGCTATAACAGGTTTGACATCTTCAGACTCCAGGTGAATAAGAAGAGGCTTCTACCCTTGACTGTAGAGGATTACCCTGCACAGCAGAACGAGCAGGTCGCTTCAGAAGAGACCAGTCAAGATTCTGGGAATTAG
- a CDS encoding CaiB/BaiF CoA-transferase family protein, giving the protein MQPLKNLKVIDVSRLLPGGFCTMVLADLGASVIKVEQPGLGDYMRLAPPFVDGVSPFHSTVNKNKLSISVDLKTNEGREILIKMVKDSDVFVEAFRPGVMKRLGLDYASLRKHNNKLVYCSLSAFGQNEKLSLMPGHDLNFQAMSGIFSYVKKPTFPTVQLADMVSGLYAAIAILAALNQKPRRSVHLDIPITQCLTSLLILHLGRYFSGSKADFDRLLYGEEPFYRFYMTKDKKFLAVAAIEQKFRKNLLRLLGLEEEEEEENLMVKGKRKVVSSRLAEIFKSKDRNEWMELLAGKETCVAPVLEIGEVLSSGWSDAVFDKKLRVLKTPVKMESSETVELKPAPTLGKDTYAIMKKLGYKVGQIENYRKKGIIQF; this is encoded by the coding sequence ATGCAACCTCTCAAGAACCTGAAAGTCATAGACGTCTCCAGACTCCTTCCCGGAGGTTTCTGCACTATGGTCTTGGCCGATTTAGGGGCTTCTGTCATCAAGGTTGAGCAGCCAGGGCTAGGCGACTATATGAGACTGGCTCCCCCCTTTGTTGATGGCGTAAGTCCATTCCATTCTACAGTAAATAAGAACAAGCTGAGCATTTCTGTGGACCTGAAGACGAACGAAGGAAGAGAGATACTGATCAAGATGGTAAAGGACAGCGATGTCTTTGTTGAAGCTTTCAGGCCAGGTGTGATGAAAAGGCTCGGGCTTGATTATGCATCTTTACGTAAGCACAATAACAAGCTGGTCTACTGCTCTCTTTCGGCCTTCGGACAGAATGAGAAACTAAGCCTGATGCCTGGGCATGATTTGAATTTCCAGGCCATGAGCGGGATATTCAGCTACGTGAAGAAACCTACATTTCCTACAGTGCAGTTAGCAGACATGGTTTCAGGCCTCTATGCTGCGATAGCTATACTTGCAGCACTTAACCAGAAGCCGAGAAGAAGTGTACATCTAGATATACCGATAACCCAGTGTCTCACTTCGCTGTTAATATTGCATCTTGGAAGGTATTTCAGCGGTTCGAAGGCTGATTTCGACCGACTCCTGTATGGTGAAGAGCCCTTCTACAGGTTCTACATGACGAAGGATAAAAAATTTCTTGCTGTTGCTGCTATAGAACAGAAGTTCAGGAAGAATCTGCTAAGGTTGCTGGGGCTTGAAGAAGAGGAAGAAGAGGAGAATTTGATGGTGAAAGGAAAAAGAAAGGTCGTATCCAGCAGGCTTGCAGAGATATTCAAAAGCAAAGACAGAAACGAATGGATGGAGTTGCTTGCAGGTAAAGAGACATGTGTTGCACCCGTCCTTGAAATAGGAGAGGTTCTTTCTTCTGGCTGGAGTGACGCTGTGTTTGATAAAAAGCTCAGAGTGCTGAAGACGCCTGTAAAGATGGAGTCATCAGAAACTGTTGAGCTAAAGCCTGCTCCAACTCTGGGAAAGGATACTTATGCCATAATGAAGAAGCTGGGTTATAAGGTAGGACAAATCGAGAACTACAGGAAAAAAGGTATAATTCAGTTTTAG
- a CDS encoding gamma-glutamyltransferase family protein gives MTSNAFTTRAPTVATKGVVATSHQLASFAGASILKQGGNVVDASIATSAVLCVTQNNLCGLGGDAFALVRMANRVIGINGSGRAGRNASTSYFSSRGYQKIPERGPLSAITVPGLVSVWGELYKRYASMELKELLEPAIRYASEGFPITPNYSESIRRSISVFSEFKEWCRVFLPEGRVPEAGFLFKQPDLASSLRLIVEEGCESMYKGRLSELMVRGIEKEGGLLVEEDFAEHSSIWCEPVSTSYRGINVYETPPNSQGAVVLLWLNLLEQYDLARTPQSDALKIFAETYKVVNMERSTKVGDPEYLSLPSDFTSKEYAQRIYHTDSTSKTGNISTDEGDTTYFCVADSEGNCVSMIQSNYMGFGSGLVPEGTGIVMQNRGCYFTLDKDHHNCLEPGKRTFHTLCASMAEMDGEAKFCLGSMGGDIQPQIHVQLITNLIDKGLDIQSSIDRPRWSIPGTIYEEPSSLVIEPGLVEIPEGYEISGLRLKPAQRQSASMGHAQGIVFLKEGLMAGADPRGDGAAVGF, from the coding sequence ATGACATCTAATGCATTTACAACCAGAGCTCCAACCGTTGCCACAAAAGGAGTTGTCGCTACATCGCACCAGCTGGCTTCCTTTGCTGGAGCCAGCATACTGAAACAAGGTGGCAATGTTGTGGATGCTTCAATAGCAACTAGTGCAGTTCTCTGTGTGACCCAGAACAACCTTTGCGGGCTAGGAGGGGATGCGTTTGCGTTAGTCAGAATGGCAAACAGGGTAATAGGCATAAACGGAAGCGGAAGGGCAGGAAGAAACGCTTCAACTAGCTACTTTTCCAGCAGGGGCTACCAAAAGATACCTGAAAGGGGACCGCTTTCGGCCATTACTGTCCCGGGATTGGTCAGTGTCTGGGGTGAGCTGTATAAACGATACGCAAGCATGGAGCTAAAGGAGCTACTCGAACCTGCAATCAGATATGCGAGTGAAGGTTTTCCAATAACTCCAAACTACTCTGAATCGATTCGCAGGTCGATATCTGTCTTTTCGGAATTCAAGGAATGGTGCAGGGTCTTCCTGCCAGAAGGTAGGGTACCTGAAGCTGGATTTCTCTTCAAGCAACCTGACCTCGCTTCTTCGCTCAGGCTCATAGTGGAAGAGGGATGCGAATCCATGTACAAGGGCAGGTTGTCTGAGCTCATGGTTAGGGGTATTGAGAAGGAAGGAGGACTGCTTGTAGAAGAAGACTTTGCTGAACATTCATCGATTTGGTGCGAGCCTGTCAGCACTTCATACAGGGGAATTAACGTCTATGAAACTCCCCCTAACAGTCAGGGGGCAGTGGTTCTTCTCTGGCTGAACCTGCTGGAGCAGTATGACCTAGCAAGAACTCCTCAATCCGACGCTCTCAAGATATTCGCAGAGACGTACAAGGTTGTTAACATGGAGAGAAGTACGAAGGTCGGCGACCCGGAATATCTGAGCCTGCCCAGCGACTTCACCAGCAAAGAATATGCCCAGAGAATTTACCATACTGATTCGACCTCCAAGACTGGCAACATTTCAACTGATGAAGGCGATACAACATATTTCTGCGTGGCAGATTCAGAAGGCAATTGTGTGTCGATGATCCAGAGCAATTACATGGGCTTTGGGTCAGGCTTGGTTCCAGAGGGAACAGGGATAGTAATGCAGAATAGGGGATGCTATTTCACTCTTGATAAAGACCACCATAACTGCCTGGAGCCTGGTAAACGTACTTTTCACACTCTATGCGCATCTATGGCAGAAATGGATGGAGAAGCAAAGTTCTGTCTGGGATCCATGGGTGGCGATATTCAGCCACAGATACACGTGCAGCTGATAACCAACTTAATAGACAAGGGTCTGGACATTCAGTCATCAATAGATAGGCCAAGGTGGAGCATACCTGGAACCATATACGAAGAACCCTCATCTTTGGTAATTGAGCCTGGTCTCGTGGAGATTCCGGAAGGGTATGAGATTTCTGGGCTCAGACTGAAGCCAGCACAAAGGCAATCAGCTTCGATGGGGCATGCTCAGGGAATTGTCTTCCTGAAGGAAGGACTGATGGCAGGAGCAGATCCTCGTGGAGATGGAGCAGCGGTAGGTTTCTGA
- the glmM gene encoding phosphoglucosamine mutase produces the protein MPSQHEAELGRLFGTNGIRGIPGKDLLPDTVVKVSSAVVKRLGKKVAVGRDGRLSSDMLSDLVVSSLLSNGADVFDLGMLPTPAFQYRISRSNFDAGIMITASHNPPEFNGLKVMGGNGVEVPRQIEDELEELIFSMKGFQNSREIGQITEITGAIDRYIDGILEQVGKSGSGRRFRVVVDAGNGMQALAAPKLLEKLGCEVKCINCNVDGSFPGRGPEPVPSKLSELAAAVSKGYDLGVAFDGDGDRSVFCDEKGNIITGDVSGALISRYLLETRGRNKIVTTIATSSIADWAVESTSSLLIRTRVGSVDVTERMIKEDAIAGFEENGGFFFKPHQPVRDGAMTLALMISALDHYREPFSKLLKSMPAYYQQKGKLQCPNELKYRMIELVADAADEGKHDRTDGLKIMFDDGSWVLIRASGTEPLIRIFAESRTQSRTEELYKKYIKIVQSLVERSTQK, from the coding sequence ATGCCATCCCAGCATGAAGCAGAATTGGGAAGACTGTTCGGAACAAACGGGATAAGAGGTATACCAGGAAAGGACTTGCTCCCTGATACAGTGGTCAAGGTCTCTTCAGCTGTAGTGAAGAGATTGGGCAAAAAGGTGGCTGTGGGCAGAGACGGAAGGCTTAGCAGTGACATGCTCTCAGACCTTGTTGTTTCATCTTTGCTGAGTAACGGAGCAGATGTCTTTGACCTTGGTATGCTTCCAACGCCAGCTTTTCAGTATCGCATCTCAAGAAGCAATTTTGATGCAGGGATCATGATCACAGCCTCTCACAACCCTCCAGAATTCAACGGACTGAAGGTTATGGGGGGAAATGGCGTAGAGGTTCCTAGGCAGATTGAGGATGAGCTAGAGGAGTTGATATTCAGTATGAAAGGATTTCAGAATTCGCGAGAAATTGGGCAGATTACAGAGATTACTGGCGCTATTGACAGATACATCGATGGCATATTAGAACAGGTTGGTAAATCAGGGTCTGGCAGAAGGTTCAGGGTAGTGGTTGATGCTGGAAACGGGATGCAGGCTCTAGCAGCTCCGAAGCTTCTTGAGAAACTTGGCTGCGAAGTTAAATGCATAAACTGCAACGTAGACGGAAGTTTTCCTGGCAGGGGTCCTGAACCGGTACCCTCTAAGCTGAGCGAACTTGCGGCTGCAGTCAGCAAGGGCTACGACCTCGGTGTTGCGTTTGATGGAGATGGAGACAGGTCAGTCTTTTGCGACGAAAAGGGAAACATAATCACCGGAGATGTTTCAGGAGCTCTGATCTCAAGGTATCTTCTTGAAACAAGAGGAAGAAACAAAATAGTCACAACCATAGCCACTTCCAGCATAGCGGATTGGGCTGTAGAATCAACCTCCAGCCTTCTGATAAGGACCAGAGTAGGTAGCGTTGATGTTACAGAGAGAATGATCAAAGAAGACGCAATAGCCGGATTTGAGGAGAACGGCGGGTTCTTCTTCAAGCCTCACCAGCCTGTAAGAGATGGAGCGATGACTTTAGCCCTCATGATATCAGCCCTTGACCACTACAGAGAGCCATTTTCAAAGCTGTTAAAAAGCATGCCTGCATATTACCAGCAAAAGGGTAAGCTGCAATGCCCTAACGAACTCAAATACAGGATGATAGAGCTGGTTGCTGATGCAGCTGATGAAGGAAAGCATGACAGGACTGATGGATTGAAGATAATGTTCGACGATGGTTCATGGGTACTGATTAGAGCCAGCGGTACAGAGCCACTGATAAGGATATTTGCCGAGTCAAGAACTCAGTCTAGGACAGAAGAATTGTACAAAAAATACATAAAAATCGTGCAATCTTTGGTTGAAAGGTCTACTCAGAAGTAA